The Thermacetogenium phaeum DSM 12270 genome segment TCCGGCGCTGATCGCGGTGATGCTGATCCTGATGGGCATGGTCCTTTACCTGGCCGACCGGAAGGGGAAGAAGAAGACAGATATCGGCCGTGTTACTCTCTGGCAGAGCCTGCTGATCGGCATTTCGCAGGCCCTGGCCATAATCCCCGGCGTCTCCCGTTCGGGCATTACCATGACGACAGGCCTTATCACGGGACTGACGAGAGAAGGGGCTGCCCGCTTTTCCTTTCTTCTGTCGGCGCCGATCATCTTCGGCGCGGGCGTTGTCAAGATGCCGGAACTCTTGACCCAGCCGGGGATGATTGACGCTCCCTTCCTGGTGGGGGTACTCGTCTCCGCTCTCTCCGGCGTCGCCAGCATCGGATTTCTCCTGCGTTATGTTCAGACGAAAGATTACCTTCCCTTTGTCTGGTATCGTTTTCTCCTGGGAGCCGTTGTGCTGCTGGTTGCTCTGTTGCGGTGACCGGTTTGCTCCCGGCAGGTACCTTGGCCGCTCCCGTTGGGGGAAGAGAGGTCTCCTCTCATGGGGACATTTTCGGGAGCACTATTAGATTGTG includes the following:
- the uppP gene encoding undecaprenyl-diphosphatase UppP translates to MTIWQAVVLGLVQGLGEFLPISSSAHLVLVPWLFRWPDPGLAFDVALHLGTLVAVVAYFWRDWLKLFLGACKGFRTKEGRLFWYLVLASLPGAAAGYLLEDYAETVFRTPALIAVMLILMGMVLYLADRKGKKKTDIGRVTLWQSLLIGISQALAIIPGVSRSGITMTTGLITGLTREGAARFSFLLSAPIIFGAGVVKMPELLTQPGMIDAPFLVGVLVSALSGVASIGFLLRYVQTKDYLPFVWYRFLLGAVVLLVALLR